A single region of the Methanolacinia paynteri genome encodes:
- a CDS encoding DUF1188 domain-containing protein, translating to MTKNHSEYGITRTVRTFFSNYTICNIVDGITDKKSDALLRWMNENGICPENVLVIGAYLTGAGLSKALSKKSEVTVLDINPEIQNLLDPGVTFSCSIDEAVCRNYDMIIDTSGFGGIDPDDLLKLNRPDVLIVENPCSEGSDNFLNRFNRSVQLLRSSKAENKGILWTSGLNSKTSGTMTLTIDTLRRSMNDANKINGVLYSTTNMEFFERILFKEKNPDKFLKTLDKKALAVSSLAETDCDEIIDNNLKKINSTILDFRGDYN from the coding sequence ATGACGAAAAATCATTCTGAATACGGTATTACCAGGACAGTAAGGACTTTTTTTTCAAATTATACAATCTGTAACATTGTCGATGGAATCACGGACAAAAAATCAGATGCCCTGCTCCGGTGGATGAACGAAAATGGGATCTGCCCGGAGAACGTCCTTGTAATAGGTGCATACCTTACAGGAGCCGGTCTTTCAAAAGCTCTCTCAAAAAAATCAGAAGTAACTGTTCTCGATATAAATCCCGAAATTCAAAATCTGCTTGATCCCGGTGTAACTTTCAGTTGCAGTATTGATGAGGCCGTATGCAGGAATTACGACATGATAATAGACACTTCAGGATTCGGCGGGATAGATCCCGACGACCTGTTGAAACTGAACAGACCTGACGTATTAATTGTTGAAAATCCCTGTTCTGAAGGCAGCGATAATTTCCTGAACAGGTTTAACAGGAGTGTTCAGCTTTTAAGAAGTTCAAAAGCTGAAAATAAAGGGATTTTATGGACATCTGGACTCAATTCCAAAACATCGGGAACCATGACACTCACAATAGATACTCTTCGCAGATCGATGAATGACGCCAATAAAATCAACGGAGTATTATACAGCACTACGAATATGGAATTCTTCGAGAGAATACTTTTCAAGGAAAAAAATCCGGATAAATTCCTGAAAACCCTGGATAAAAAAGCACTGGCAGTATCTTCTCTCGCTGAGACCGACTGCGACGAGATCATTGACAACAATCTCAAAAAAATTAATTCAACTATTCTGGATTTTAGAGGTGATTACAATTAA
- the hmdC gene encoding 5,10-methenyltetrahydromethanopterin hydrogenase cofactor biosynthesis protein HmdC, whose translation MYDLVKKAVLDPYAAWELSKLEKDPAEIVEAVSRLDRDEAMKLGMNFKRFPLGCDLTEILVGTCASDLDKIDILGNSILSDSIGASIHVCAYAFADIAEANGMRGIDLFREVRENTEVPLDLDHFGKFGPMRFPKDITGCWGQCYNEGPPFDGCPRDRIHSRLIDKEEDALGERDEWIKLSSSVAINLTCIQGAEGHAAPLDEAIEVAQLGKKYGKGIEAIMFVGDGYEDLIKGFTTAIDMGVDVFVIEGGPFNLAENRLDAFARAIAMARILVPGKIVVTNGAYEDECRVGLRAGLNGIITGFPKNHHGYMCGYSPGTARRGKFGLPRIMRIIKEEVKEDLTKAPIRKDELESLARAVKVVDPANVYPRKIGYAPVGDAHWVCLPATPIYERVTVKRTVHDIRKMAEEGKIGDSIALLGGRFASWVIAKELDSYVDQITISDIDTWVEKISVENLQSELKANIYTGNSDDNATYKNSETSIICTTIPSISNKISKNLSDAITLI comes from the coding sequence ATGTATGATTTAGTTAAAAAGGCCGTTCTCGATCCCTACGCAGCGTGGGAATTATCAAAACTGGAGAAGGATCCTGCTGAAATTGTCGAAGCCGTCTCACGGCTCGACCGCGATGAGGCTATGAAACTGGGAATGAACTTCAAAAGATTCCCGCTCGGGTGCGATCTCACCGAAATACTGGTCGGAACATGTGCTTCCGATCTCGATAAAATAGATATTCTGGGCAACAGCATCCTCTCCGATTCAATAGGTGCATCTATTCACGTTTGCGCATATGCCTTTGCGGATATCGCCGAGGCAAACGGAATGAGAGGGATCGATCTGTTCAGGGAAGTAAGGGAAAACACCGAGGTTCCTCTCGACCTCGATCATTTCGGAAAATTCGGCCCGATGAGATTCCCGAAGGACATAACCGGATGCTGGGGTCAGTGTTACAACGAAGGGCCACCTTTCGACGGATGTCCCAGGGACAGGATACATTCCAGGCTCATAGATAAGGAGGAAGATGCACTGGGCGAAAGGGACGAATGGATTAAACTCTCATCGTCAGTTGCAATAAACCTCACATGCATACAGGGCGCCGAAGGGCACGCTGCGCCTCTGGACGAAGCCATTGAAGTTGCGCAGCTCGGAAAAAAATATGGCAAGGGAATAGAGGCGATCATGTTTGTCGGCGACGGGTATGAAGATCTCATCAAAGGTTTTACAACTGCAATAGATATGGGGGTTGACGTGTTTGTAATCGAAGGCGGACCTTTCAACCTGGCTGAAAACCGGCTTGATGCATTTGCTCGTGCCATTGCCATGGCAAGAATTCTTGTACCGGGGAAAATTGTAGTAACCAACGGAGCCTATGAAGACGAATGCCGTGTAGGTCTCCGTGCAGGATTAAATGGAATAATTACAGGATTCCCAAAAAATCATCACGGTTATATGTGCGGCTATTCGCCCGGTACGGCAAGAAGGGGAAAATTCGGTCTCCCCAGGATAATGCGAATAATAAAGGAAGAAGTTAAGGAGGACCTTACAAAGGCGCCAATCCGGAAAGACGAACTCGAATCGCTTGCGCGTGCTGTAAAAGTTGTTGATCCAGCCAATGTATATCCACGAAAAATAGGTTATGCACCCGTAGGAGACGCACACTGGGTGTGCCTGCCGGCGACTCCGATCTACGAAAGAGTAACTGTTAAAAGAACAGTGCATGACATAAGAAAAATGGCCGAAGAAGGAAAGATCGGGGATAGCATTGCACTTCTCGGCGGCAGATTTGCATCATGGGTCATTGCAAAGGAGCTTGACAGTTATGTTGACCAGATCACAATCAGCGATATCGATACATGGGTTGAAAAAATTTCTGTGGAAAATCTTCAGTCCGAATTGAAGGCAAATATATACACGGGAAATTCAGATGACAATGCCACATATAAAAACTCCGAAACATCAATTATTTGCACAACAATCCCCTCCATCTCAAATAAAATTTCAAAAAATCTGAGTGATGCCATAACTCTCATTTAA
- a CDS encoding TolB family protein, whose protein sequence is MTGIMKKVIIILLIPVLIIVCPCYAQEISDAELISLGDVARYNSIVFDNDVVAWLEYDLDQNRLLQSSIHRYNISTGMQELVVADPSGKFSLDFSGDRYVWSDQRGIFLYDESEGEITFLYSNNSQYSPVIDGDTIVWVEKIDDKRSILRIYNISTGEYSEISGGMFDSFDYPEISGDWIAFIKTDVYEGTMELCLHNLNEQNGYMSFTGAEVPVVYQPPSIDGNRVVWTGMNDDGYYNTYIYDIDTDKSGLVYRTESAQLCPDISGSHIVWLDLGPYPSNLPWGGHLFMHDLDSGVTREISPGSKQEFPKVSGDYVVWLDARGDDHEIYLHSFLDDGRDFLSDDEDGTADATPTPLPTPSTKVRFYSSILEGDTDWYSLVPTEFTEQLSFELRWTDNASELSLSVVSPSGNIWIFDDDVDGNDDCAVRMTISNISNDILNSGRWTVAVIGKEVAGKIDYDVCWY, encoded by the coding sequence ATGACCGGGATTATGAAAAAAGTCATTATTATCCTGTTAATCCCGGTATTAATCATTGTATGCCCCTGCTACGCACAGGAGATCTCAGATGCCGAACTTATCTCGCTGGGGGATGTTGCGAGATATAACTCCATAGTTTTTGATAATGATGTAGTGGCATGGCTCGAATATGATCTGGACCAGAACCGTCTTCTCCAGAGTTCGATTCACAGGTATAATATATCCACAGGTATGCAGGAGCTCGTGGTTGCGGACCCTTCAGGTAAGTTCAGTCTTGACTTTTCAGGCGACAGGTATGTATGGTCCGACCAGAGAGGGATATTCCTTTATGATGAATCCGAAGGGGAGATCACATTCTTATATTCCAATAATTCGCAGTATTCGCCGGTGATCGACGGAGATACTATAGTATGGGTGGAAAAGATCGACGACAAGAGATCTATACTCAGGATATATAACATCTCCACAGGCGAATATAGTGAAATATCCGGCGGGATGTTTGATTCATTTGATTATCCAGAGATATCCGGGGACTGGATCGCTTTCATCAAAACGGATGTCTATGAAGGGACGATGGAACTTTGTCTTCATAACCTGAACGAACAGAACGGTTATATGTCATTCACAGGAGCAGAGGTTCCGGTTGTTTATCAGCCCCCGTCAATCGACGGGAACCGTGTTGTATGGACCGGTATGAATGACGACGGCTACTATAACACATACATTTACGATATCGATACGGATAAGTCGGGCCTGGTGTATCGGACGGAATCTGCACAGTTGTGTCCTGATATCTCGGGAAGTCATATCGTCTGGCTTGATCTGGGACCATACCCCAGTAACCTCCCCTGGGGCGGACATCTGTTCATGCATGATCTTGACTCCGGAGTTACCCGGGAGATATCTCCCGGTTCAAAACAGGAGTTCCCTAAAGTTTCGGGTGATTATGTCGTCTGGCTGGATGCCAGGGGAGACGATCACGAGATCTATCTTCACAGTTTTTTAGATGACGGGAGAGATTTTTTGAGTGATGATGAGGACGGCACCGCCGATGCAACTCCAACTCCTCTCCCAACCCCTTCAACCAAAGTACGTTTTTACAGCAGCATCCTGGAAGGAGATACGGACTGGTACTCGCTTGTTCCTACTGAATTTACAGAGCAGTTATCTTTTGAACTCAGGTGGACTGACAATGCTTCAGAATTGTCATTGTCTGTTGTGAGTCCGTCGGGCAATATTTGGATCTTCGACGATGATGTCGACGGCAATGATGATTGTGCAGTCCGCATGACAATTTCGAACATCAGTAATGACATTCTGAATTCAGGCCGGTGGACGGTTGCCGTTATCGGGAAGGAAGTGGCCGGAAAAATTGATTACGATGTCTGCTGGTATTAA
- a CDS encoding KEOPS complex subunit Pcc1: MQISGRIVSKHTNARCIAESLSADNLLSMETKADGYDVVCEIRGEKLRSVIASVDDYLMNLSVAEEICSLGNKNEDQITITGKSEKTEVN, from the coding sequence ATGCAAATTTCCGGCAGAATAGTCTCAAAACACACCAATGCCCGTTGCATCGCGGAATCATTGTCAGCGGACAATCTCCTTTCCATGGAAACGAAGGCAGACGGATACGACGTGGTGTGTGAGATCAGGGGAGAAAAGCTGAGGTCGGTTATCGCATCGGTCGACGATTATCTGATGAATCTCTCGGTTGCAGAGGAGATCTGCAGTCTGGGAAATAAAAACGAAGATCAAATCACGATTACAGGAAAATCAGAGAAAACAGAGGTGAATTAA
- a CDS encoding Nif3-like dinuclear metal center hexameric protein produces MITIKAKLLFWKIERKVPLSLAFPYDTVGYLGTESAENLDVNKILMMMDYIPVQKGIEIDYDAYDLLVLHHPPVTKPKIPSYVIHSNWDIVSGGACDALADCLNITVHDVFDKKARLGRIGTLERGPVPLPEFCKTVKEKLSLNTLRVVNFDENTEINKICLIPGFGLNPKYIEMAHEEGADLYLSGDLTHPGAILAKNSGLVLIDATHHATEVPGLYKLRELISELGIETEIIDTKVPWEYYTGNRENIQNLL; encoded by the coding sequence GTGATTACAATTAAAGCAAAATTACTTTTCTGGAAGATAGAAAGAAAGGTTCCATTGTCACTGGCGTTCCCCTATGATACCGTCGGGTATCTCGGTACAGAATCTGCAGAAAATCTTGATGTCAACAAAATCCTTATGATGATGGATTATATTCCGGTTCAAAAGGGGATTGAAATAGATTATGATGCCTATGATCTTCTTGTTCTTCATCATCCGCCCGTAACAAAGCCCAAAATTCCTTCATACGTAATCCACTCAAACTGGGACATCGTTTCCGGCGGTGCATGCGATGCACTTGCCGACTGCCTGAATATTACCGTTCATGACGTTTTTGATAAGAAAGCCAGGCTCGGAAGGATAGGAACATTAGAACGAGGGCCTGTTCCGCTGCCTGAATTCTGCAAAACCGTTAAGGAAAAACTTTCACTAAATACACTCAGGGTCGTAAATTTCGATGAAAATACAGAGATTAACAAAATCTGTTTAATACCGGGTTTTGGTCTTAATCCAAAATACATAGAGATGGCACATGAAGAAGGTGCAGATCTTTATCTGTCGGGTGATCTTACACATCCCGGGGCCATACTTGCAAAAAATTCAGGACTCGTGCTTATAGATGCAACCCATCACGCTACTGAAGTCCCGGGATTATACAAGCTGCGGGAACTGATCTCCGAGCTTGGGATTGAAACTGAGATCATAGATACAAAAGTTCCGTGGGAGTATTATACCGGAAATAGAGAGAATATTCAAAATTTGTTATAA
- a CDS encoding 30S ribosomal protein S15: MARMHARRRGKSGSVRPLRTEAPEWSNKDPSEIEKTIIDLRKEGMSSAGIGLVLRDKYGVPSVKLATGKKIEQVLAENGLAPEIPEDLRNLIVKALGMRKHLDENKKDIHNKRQLLLTEAKVRRLGKYYAKSGKMPKDWTYKPDTAEFLLSR, from the coding sequence ATGGCAAGAATGCATGCCCGTCGGCGCGGAAAATCCGGTTCGGTTCGTCCGCTCCGCACAGAGGCACCAGAATGGTCAAACAAGGACCCCTCAGAGATCGAAAAAACCATCATTGATCTTAGAAAGGAAGGAATGTCCAGTGCAGGCATAGGTCTCGTACTGCGTGACAAATACGGAGTTCCAAGCGTAAAACTTGCAACAGGCAAGAAGATCGAACAGGTCCTCGCAGAGAACGGACTTGCGCCCGAGATCCCTGAAGACCTCAGGAACCTTATAGTAAAGGCTCTCGGAATGCGCAAACATCTCGATGAGAACAAGAAGGATATCCACAACAAGAGGCAGCTCCTTCTCACCGAAGCAAAGGTTCGCAGACTCGGGAAGTACTACGCAAAATCCGGCAAGATGCCAAAAGACTGGACATACAAGCCGGATACAGCAGAGTTCCTGTTATCAAGATAA
- a CDS encoding thiamine biosynthesis protein ThiF — protein MSLEKEENTEDMEKKKVPRGEVTLIGLGRLGFRTGLNLIEVHRGGPERITAIDGQKISDDDLVFKILGAKPGEYKVDFFEKLAGPDNSKKVKGISRNISGDNLDLIRGDVVCIEIAGGNTLPLTAGIIKKAHEKGISTISTMGVFGLGHEEIKATDISVGDPGNPVVSGLREYGIDENHLLVGTGKLIRDWEPVTPAILEKTAVVMTSEILKTLKDKR, from the coding sequence ATGTCACTGGAAAAAGAAGAGAACACTGAAGATATGGAGAAAAAAAAAGTCCCGCGGGGAGAAGTTACTCTGATCGGTCTCGGGAGGCTTGGCTTCAGAACCGGACTTAACCTCATCGAAGTTCACCGGGGCGGACCTGAAAGAATAACTGCAATCGACGGTCAGAAGATCTCCGACGACGATCTTGTATTCAAAATCCTGGGAGCAAAACCCGGTGAATACAAGGTTGATTTCTTTGAAAAACTTGCAGGGCCGGACAACTCAAAAAAAGTTAAAGGTATAAGCCGGAATATTTCAGGAGATAATCTTGACCTGATACGCGGGGACGTAGTATGCATTGAGATTGCCGGAGGGAATACCCTGCCTTTAACGGCCGGAATAATAAAAAAAGCTCATGAAAAAGGGATATCTACAATCAGCACGATGGGCGTTTTCGGGCTGGGACACGAGGAGATAAAGGCAACCGATATCAGTGTAGGAGATCCCGGCAATCCCGTTGTAAGCGGTCTTAGAGAATACGGGATCGATGAAAATCATCTCCTTGTCGGAACGGGAAAGCTGATCAGGGACTGGGAACCTGTAACACCGGCAATTCTCGAGAAAACAGCTGTCGTTATGACTTCGGAGATATTGAAAACCCTGAAGGATAAAAGATGA
- the hmdB gene encoding 5,10-methenyltetrahydromethanopterin hydrogenase cofactor biosynthesis protein HmdB, with protein sequence MIANILSKIENGKEPAKKELIQLFNPANDEEFARLIETAFNISRDNKKFIKLTSTIHITNLCYITPKCKYCGFAAGTSTAGYYRPFSKTNEEILKSAKIIEEAGIPRVSCSGAHGYHGEQAVRAAEIVKQETSLELLVNVGFDFDSNILRRLEDLGTDTVCCNIETINEAIFNDLKPGEVLDNRIKACRMISESGIELSSGLLIGLGESHEDRINHLNFLRTIKGLGEIPIMGFNPYKGTPMENHPPCPLREQMITIAVTRILFPDIRITVPTPTIGPENVKYSLMAGADNLATVIPENYPVEIKGVGSPICGTLKDVIAVIREMGLKPQPGPKKYHMTKTIPVGHVVRHD encoded by the coding sequence ATGATTGCAAATATTTTATCAAAGATTGAAAACGGAAAAGAACCGGCAAAAAAAGAGCTGATACAGTTGTTTAATCCGGCAAATGATGAAGAATTTGCCAGACTCATTGAAACCGCCTTCAATATCAGCAGGGATAATAAAAAATTCATAAAACTTACATCTACGATACATATAACAAATCTTTGTTATATCACTCCAAAATGCAAATACTGTGGTTTTGCAGCAGGAACATCCACAGCCGGATACTACAGACCGTTCTCCAAAACCAATGAGGAGATCCTGAAATCCGCAAAAATAATCGAGGAGGCAGGAATACCGAGAGTAAGCTGCTCTGGAGCCCACGGATATCACGGAGAACAGGCAGTCAGGGCCGCTGAAATTGTAAAACAGGAAACTTCACTTGAACTTCTCGTCAACGTCGGCTTTGATTTCGACTCAAATATATTAAGAAGACTTGAGGATCTGGGAACAGACACCGTCTGCTGCAATATTGAAACAATAAACGAAGCAATATTCAACGATCTAAAACCCGGAGAAGTACTGGATAACCGGATCAAGGCATGCCGGATGATATCGGAATCCGGGATTGAACTCTCTTCAGGACTCCTCATCGGACTGGGGGAATCGCATGAAGACCGAATTAATCACCTGAATTTTTTACGCACGATTAAAGGGCTCGGTGAAATTCCGATTATGGGCTTTAACCCGTATAAAGGAACACCGATGGAGAATCACCCCCCATGCCCGCTCAGGGAACAGATGATAACCATAGCGGTAACAAGAATTTTATTCCCTGATATTCGCATTACCGTCCCCACGCCGACCATAGGGCCGGAAAATGTGAAGTATTCCCTGATGGCCGGCGCAGACAATCTTGCAACTGTAATTCCGGAGAACTACCCCGTCGAAATAAAAGGTGTTGGATCTCCAATCTGCGGGACATTGAAAGATGTTATTGCAGTTATCAGGGAGATGGGCCTCAAACCGCAGCCGGGGCCAAAAAAATACCACATGACTAAAACAATCCCGGTCGGCCATGTAGTCCGGCACGACTGA
- a CDS encoding DUF3236 domain-containing protein: MDLEHFISKACIESSSGVRRGDKIEETKAIREYILNSKTIVIPNCNDEKVAAVNEVLEELDLPKAGHLNIHTDSCDVSRMPAVTKALMALDMTNADLIIARGRLGVPGSGSMLVIVDCKGRLLSASISPSHHIHGKTVYQAVKDEMTDALSRIGFDISGRG; this comes from the coding sequence ATGGATTTGGAACATTTCATATCAAAAGCCTGTATTGAATCCTCAAGTGGTGTGCGCAGGGGAGACAAAATAGAGGAAACAAAGGCGATCAGGGAATATATTCTCAATTCAAAAACGATTGTGATTCCTAATTGCAATGACGAAAAAGTTGCAGCCGTAAACGAGGTTCTGGAGGAACTGGATCTCCCAAAAGCCGGTCACCTCAATATTCACACGGACAGCTGTGACGTCAGCCGGATGCCGGCAGTAACAAAAGCGTTAATGGCGCTGGATATGACAAACGCGGACCTCATAATTGCAAGGGGAAGACTGGGAGTTCCGGGATCCGGCTCCATGCTTGTAATTGTGGACTGCAAAGGAAGACTGCTTTCCGCTTCTATCTCCCCGTCGCATCATATTCACGGGAAAACGGTCTATCAGGCGGTGAAAGACGAGATGACGGATGCCCTTTCAAGAATAGGCTTCGACATAAGCGGTAGGGGGTAG
- a CDS encoding single-stranded-DNA-specific exonuclease RecJ — MSIETSAGLVAEKLEKSDYVRVFGHHDADGIAAASIICHALYRQKKKFHLSIKSGIKPEDIRSHEITVLCDLGSSMEDLPEDTVVIDHHIPCFNGEYHINPRLFGIDGELDLAASAVAYMVADHMGDNRDLCSLALLGMIGDHQEIAGKNAGIVNEGIANQFITPGRGVPLAGDDITEKIYTATDPYLPGISGNPEKAQKMVEKYFDDSENGYEQLMSAIVLETASASNERAMCSLWGDTWELQRAVIHDAHTLASVTESCGLSGRGGLAAMLCMRNDEAVDEAKEIALKHRLDTIEAIASAKRFNEAGPAIFKIENPSVSSSVADVLARDGLLDVPVLTIAKIKGNYSVSARCPAKINIDLSTVMKEAAESAGGTGGGHRSRAGAKIGEDQLMPFIKNIEEALA; from the coding sequence ATGTCCATTGAAACATCGGCAGGCCTTGTTGCTGAGAAACTTGAAAAATCCGACTATGTAAGGGTGTTCGGGCACCACGATGCAGACGGCATAGCCGCGGCCTCGATAATATGCCACGCACTCTACAGGCAGAAAAAGAAGTTTCACCTCAGCATAAAATCAGGGATAAAACCGGAAGATATCAGGAGCCACGAGATTACTGTTCTCTGCGACCTGGGATCATCCATGGAAGATCTGCCCGAAGACACGGTGGTAATCGATCATCACATTCCGTGTTTCAATGGAGAGTATCATATCAACCCGCGTCTTTTCGGAATCGACGGAGAACTGGATCTCGCCGCATCAGCGGTCGCCTACATGGTCGCAGACCATATGGGAGACAACCGCGACCTGTGCAGCCTCGCACTGCTCGGGATGATCGGAGACCACCAGGAGATCGCCGGCAAAAACGCCGGAATCGTGAACGAAGGGATTGCAAACCAGTTCATAACCCCGGGACGGGGAGTCCCTCTTGCAGGGGACGATATAACCGAGAAGATATACACGGCAACAGACCCTTACCTGCCCGGAATCAGCGGCAACCCGGAAAAAGCTCAAAAGATGGTCGAAAAATACTTCGACGACAGCGAAAACGGATACGAACAGCTTATGTCGGCAATTGTCCTCGAGACAGCCTCCGCAAGCAACGAGAGAGCGATGTGCTCCCTGTGGGGAGATACATGGGAACTCCAGAGGGCGGTAATCCACGATGCCCACACGCTTGCATCGGTAACAGAATCATGCGGACTCTCCGGAAGAGGAGGTCTTGCAGCGATGCTATGCATGAGAAACGATGAAGCCGTGGACGAGGCAAAGGAGATCGCATTAAAACACAGGCTAGATACGATCGAGGCGATTGCATCTGCAAAAAGATTCAACGAGGCAGGTCCGGCGATATTCAAGATCGAGAATCCGTCCGTATCAAGCAGTGTGGCAGACGTTCTTGCAAGAGACGGACTGCTCGACGTACCCGTTCTCACAATAGCAAAGATCAAAGGAAACTATTCGGTATCGGCCCGCTGTCCCGCCAAGATCAACATAGACTTATCGACAGTCATGAAAGAGGCGGCGGAATCTGCAGGAGGCACCGGAGGCGGCCACAGATCGCGTGCAGGAGCAAAGATCGGAGAGGATCAGCTTATGCCTTTTATCAAAAACATCGAGGAGGCACTTGCATAA
- the hmd gene encoding 5,10-methenyltetrahydromethanopterin hydrogenase gives MTIKKVAILGAGCYRTHSATGITNFARACEVAEMVGKPEIAMTHSTIAMAAELKYLAGIDNIVISDPSFAGEFTVVKDFDYNEVIKAHKENPETIMPKIREKVNELAKTVPKPPKGAIHFVHPEDLGLKVTTDDREAVRDADLIITWLPKGDMQKGIIEKFAGDIKQGAIITHACTIPTTLFYKIFEELGIADKVEVTSYHPGAVPEMKGQVYIAEGYASEEAINTIYELGKKARGHAFKLPAELIGPVCDMCAALTAITYAGLLVYRDAVMNILGAPAGFSQMMATESLEQITAYMKKVGIKNLEENLDPGVFLGTADSMNFGPIAEILPTVLKSLEKRAK, from the coding sequence ATGACCATTAAAAAAGTCGCAATCTTAGGAGCAGGATGCTACAGAACGCATTCTGCAACTGGAATAACCAACTTTGCAAGAGCATGCGAAGTTGCGGAAATGGTTGGAAAACCGGAGATAGCGATGACGCACTCCACAATCGCCATGGCTGCAGAGTTAAAGTACCTGGCCGGAATTGACAATATCGTCATCTCGGATCCGTCATTTGCAGGTGAATTCACCGTCGTGAAAGACTTCGATTACAATGAAGTAATTAAAGCCCACAAAGAAAATCCCGAAACGATTATGCCGAAGATCAGGGAGAAGGTCAATGAACTTGCCAAGACAGTTCCAAAACCCCCGAAGGGCGCCATACACTTTGTCCATCCCGAAGACCTTGGCCTGAAGGTAACGACAGACGACAGGGAAGCAGTACGTGACGCAGACCTGATAATCACCTGGCTGCCAAAAGGCGACATGCAGAAAGGCATCATCGAAAAATTCGCAGGAGATATCAAACAGGGAGCAATAATCACCCACGCCTGTACAATTCCGACAACCCTGTTCTATAAGATATTCGAGGAACTCGGTATCGCAGATAAGGTGGAAGTTACATCCTATCACCCCGGAGCCGTTCCGGAAATGAAAGGCCAGGTCTACATTGCGGAAGGATATGCCTCAGAAGAAGCTATCAATACAATATATGAACTTGGAAAGAAAGCCCGCGGACATGCCTTCAAGCTTCCTGCAGAACTTATCGGACCGGTCTGCGACATGTGTGCAGCACTTACTGCTATAACATACGCCGGACTGCTTGTATACCGTGATGCCGTTATGAATATTCTCGGTGCACCCGCCGGATTCAGCCAGATGATGGCGACGGAATCACTGGAACAGATCACCGCCTATATGAAGAAAGTAGGCATAAAGAACCTTGAAGAAAACCTTGACCCGGGTGTATTCCTTGGAACTGCAGACTCAATGAACTTCGGACCTATCGCCGAAATTCTTCCCACAGTCCTTAAATCACTTGAGAAAAGGGCAAAATAA
- a CDS encoding UPF0254 family protein has translation MIRIATAECFTHGRIGLEIHAISRGYYMNISHTLNFEPSRLSLIASLFIPTLSGVRSILGFEPLEPDDLLDGIKVYNDEKDKIMAVKMAEAVRSITGADIGIGSTAGIGKGAVAVADERTVLTGFSEVYADLRTSDADIIMKRQESGIEEAFVLLEKILIENYS, from the coding sequence ATGATCAGGATAGCCACCGCCGAATGTTTCACTCATGGCAGAATCGGTCTGGAGATCCACGCCATCTCACGCGGATATTATATGAACATCAGCCATACGCTGAACTTTGAACCGTCACGGCTTTCATTAATTGCATCCCTCTTTATACCGACTCTTTCAGGAGTGAGAAGCATACTCGGATTCGAACCGCTTGAACCTGACGATCTGCTGGACGGGATCAAGGTATACAATGATGAAAAGGATAAAATTATGGCCGTAAAAATGGCGGAAGCCGTCAGATCAATAACAGGAGCTGATATCGGAATCGGCAGTACTGCAGGGATCGGAAAAGGAGCTGTTGCCGTTGCAGATGAAAGAACCGTACTTACCGGCTTCTCCGAGGTTTATGCAGATCTCAGAACATCCGATGCCGACATAATTATGAAGAGACAGGAATCCGGTATAGAAGAAGCCTTTGTACTCCTTGAAAAAATTTTAATTGAAAACTATTCCTAA